The following proteins are co-located in the Echinicola sp. 20G genome:
- a CDS encoding acyltransferase, with protein MNDKHLVDFDRPSKGKYLTEIIKAIFSLQFIRHSFRLFAYYIVNYVIGNKKARIGRSKVHPTVILRQAERITIGDHCLINHNNVFQAGKERGEIRIGNYVHTGANVMIFAFNHVFDRTDIPSINQAYYDASVVIDDDVWVGAGSIILAGVNVGKGAIIAAGSVVNKDVPPYSIVGGIPAKIISSRR; from the coding sequence ATGAATGATAAACATTTAGTGGATTTTGACAGGCCTTCCAAAGGAAAATACTTGACAGAAATAATCAAGGCTATTTTCTCATTACAATTTATTCGTCATTCATTTCGGTTATTTGCATATTATATAGTAAATTATGTAATTGGAAACAAAAAGGCCCGGATAGGAAGGTCAAAAGTGCACCCTACGGTCATCTTACGTCAAGCCGAAAGAATTACTATAGGCGATCATTGTTTGATCAACCACAATAATGTATTTCAAGCCGGAAAGGAAAGGGGAGAAATACGAATTGGGAATTATGTTCATACGGGCGCAAATGTGATGATATTTGCATTCAACCATGTATTTGACCGCACCGATATTCCCTCTATCAACCAGGCATATTATGATGCTTCGGTGGTTATTGATGACGATGTTTGGGTAGGTGCCGGGTCAATAATCCTTGCAGGGGTAAACGTAGGAAAGGGAGCTATTATTGCAGCAGGATCAGTTGTCAATAAGGACGTACCGCCTTATTCGATCGTAGGAGGTATTCCAGCTAAAATCATTTCCTCGAGAAGATAA
- a CDS encoding glycosyltransferase, whose product MNAPICLFTYNRLEETQKTVEALRANYLAGDSELYIFSDGWKSESGKEKVLGVRSYLKSIEGFKKVIIFESPQNQGLAKSIIGGVTKVLESHKRVIVLEDDLVTAPNFLNFMNQGLEFYEDDENVISVSGYTLDLPSLPGRGDYYFGLRASSWGWGTWRNRWEQIDWEVSDYEDFVKSTSLKKRFNRGGSDMCKMLSAQMNGRIDSWAIRFCYHQFKNGMVTVFPSSSKLYSVGFSSNATHTVETKRFETNLDQSNKKSYLFEKYQGVDDMLVKEFRMKFSIKARVLDKIGKILRK is encoded by the coding sequence ATGAATGCACCGATTTGCCTCTTTACCTATAACCGGCTAGAAGAAACCCAAAAAACGGTGGAAGCATTACGTGCCAATTACCTGGCCGGTGATTCCGAACTGTACATCTTCTCCGATGGGTGGAAAAGCGAGAGCGGTAAAGAAAAGGTCCTTGGGGTAAGGTCTTACCTGAAGTCCATCGAGGGGTTTAAGAAAGTAATAATATTCGAAAGCCCTCAAAACCAAGGCCTGGCCAAGTCCATCATAGGAGGCGTAACCAAGGTCTTGGAAAGTCATAAAAGGGTAATTGTATTGGAAGACGATCTGGTTACAGCTCCCAATTTTCTGAACTTTATGAATCAGGGGCTGGAATTTTATGAAGATGATGAAAATGTAATTTCAGTATCTGGTTATACACTTGACCTACCAAGCTTGCCTGGAAGAGGAGACTATTATTTCGGACTTCGAGCTTCTTCATGGGGATGGGGTACATGGCGGAATAGATGGGAGCAAATAGACTGGGAGGTTTCTGATTATGAAGATTTTGTTAAGAGTACTAGCCTCAAGAAGAGGTTTAATAGAGGAGGATCAGATATGTGCAAAATGCTATCAGCTCAAATGAATGGAAGGATTGATTCGTGGGCAATTAGATTTTGTTATCATCAGTTTAAGAATGGAATGGTCACGGTATTTCCTTCATCTTCAAAACTGTATAGTGTAGGTTTTAGTTCAAATGCTACACATACAGTTGAAACAAAAAGGTTTGAAACAAATTTAGATCAGAGCAATAAGAAGAGCTATTTATTTGAAAAATATCAAGGTGTTGATGACATGCTCGTTAAAGAGTTTAGGATGAAGTTTTCAATAAAAGCTAGAGTTCTCGATAAAATTGGTAAAATACTAAGAAAGTGA
- a CDS encoding WecB/TagA/CpsF family glycosyltransferase, whose protein sequence is MKRKKFKAGKLMISTRSKEELSSWICENAGKKNGYICVTNTRTAYLSSQDPTYCKIQNNALAIIPDGMPLVWLGKLAGVSHLERISGPELMESMMADEVSGIKHFLLGDTEGVLGLLVNKYVKAYPKTKIVGTYSPAFKDLEDYDYAAIGKMINESKCDIVWLALGSPKQDVFSSKLIEHTDHKIIINVGAAFRYLLGEYKMPSASVQKLGLTGVFWRFKERPMEFLKKYPRYIFFLMQSAVKIILERGSSRRAYE, encoded by the coding sequence ATGAAAAGGAAGAAGTTTAAGGCGGGCAAGCTTATGATATCTACCAGGTCTAAGGAGGAGTTATCCTCTTGGATTTGTGAAAATGCAGGAAAAAAGAATGGCTATATCTGTGTGACCAATACCCGGACTGCTTATTTGTCCAGTCAAGACCCTACCTATTGTAAAATCCAAAACAATGCCCTGGCGATCATCCCGGACGGCATGCCTTTGGTTTGGTTGGGGAAACTGGCAGGGGTATCCCATTTGGAGCGCATTTCCGGTCCTGAGCTGATGGAAAGCATGATGGCTGATGAAGTATCGGGAATCAAACATTTTTTATTGGGAGATACAGAAGGGGTCTTGGGTCTATTGGTTAATAAATATGTCAAGGCCTATCCGAAAACAAAAATAGTTGGTACTTATTCTCCTGCCTTTAAGGATCTAGAGGATTATGATTATGCTGCCATTGGCAAGATGATCAATGAAAGCAAATGTGACATCGTCTGGCTAGCGTTGGGATCACCCAAGCAGGATGTGTTTTCGTCCAAGTTAATTGAACATACGGACCACAAGATCATTATCAATGTAGGGGCGGCTTTCAGGTACCTTTTGGGAGAGTACAAGATGCCATCTGCGAGTGTTCAAAAGCTAGGACTTACAGGGGTGTTTTGGCGCTTTAAAGAAAGGCCCATGGAATTTCTGAAAAAATACCCTCGCTATATTTTTTTTCTAATGCAGTCTGCCGTAAAAATAATTTTGGAACGGGGATCATCAAGGAGGGCGTATGAATGA
- a CDS encoding polysaccharide deacetylase family protein produces MNILTFDIEDWFHILDNPETATPDKWEKFENRLHKNMDLIFSILEEFDQKATFFCLGWVAEKYPEVIRQIAAHGHEIGSHTTNHKLIFQHDPDSFVEDLVYSIKKLEDVSGQRVRSFRAPGFSIMQSNAWAFEKMLLNGIEIDCSVFPANRSHGGFPEFGEAAPSWIEIEGMRIKEFPINLHSILGKKIVFSGGGYLRLFPYSLLKSWTSSSNYTMTYFHPRDFDASQPIVPGLSKLRQFKSYYGLNSTEKKLRSLLTDFEFIDLETADKRIDWSAAKVINLDLQEWYEKVPPVIELSV; encoded by the coding sequence ATGAACATTTTAACTTTTGATATTGAGGACTGGTTTCATATCTTGGATAATCCCGAAACCGCCACACCGGATAAATGGGAGAAATTTGAAAATCGGTTGCATAAGAATATGGATTTGATCTTCAGTATTCTAGAAGAATTTGATCAAAAAGCTACCTTTTTTTGCTTGGGATGGGTAGCAGAGAAGTATCCGGAAGTAATCCGGCAGATTGCAGCCCATGGTCATGAAATCGGGAGCCATACCACTAACCATAAGCTTATCTTTCAACATGATCCCGATAGTTTTGTGGAAGATTTGGTTTACTCCATCAAAAAACTGGAGGATGTCTCCGGCCAGCGTGTAAGGAGTTTTAGGGCACCTGGATTTTCAATCATGCAATCCAATGCCTGGGCTTTTGAAAAAATGCTGCTGAATGGGATTGAAATTGACTGTTCAGTTTTTCCTGCAAATAGAAGCCATGGTGGTTTTCCTGAATTTGGAGAAGCAGCGCCAAGTTGGATAGAAATAGAAGGAATGAGAATTAAAGAGTTTCCTATCAATCTACATTCCATATTGGGCAAAAAAATTGTTTTTTCTGGGGGTGGTTATTTGCGTCTGTTTCCCTATTCTTTGCTTAAAAGCTGGACTTCAAGTTCGAATTATACGATGACCTATTTTCATCCCAGAGATTTTGATGCATCACAGCCCATTGTTCCTGGTTTGTCAAAACTAAGGCAGTTTAAAAGTTACTACGGCTTAAATTCCACGGAAAAGAAATTGAGAAGCCTACTGACGGATTTTGAGTTTATAGATTTGGAAACGGCTGATAAAAGGATTGATTGGAGTGCTGCAAAGGTGATCAATTTGGATCTTCAGGAGTGGTATGAGAAAGTTCCGCCTGTTATAGAATTGTCCGTTTAG
- a CDS encoding CapA family protein has product MSYIKLTFLGDVMLGRDISKRFLKNSDSIVEDNVVVHLKESDYVFANLEAPISTIPEDEGDLMNFVGTPTMLDKVSYIHGFSLANNHINDAGNVGVIDSIKHLEKKKVGHNGFYDQEYEPLVINNNGEKVAIICCTDILNVPMDEHFDKKLLWLENPIIDKKIKQYKDLGYFVALYAHGGIMFTRFPNPAFRKILHEKVDLGVDCIVTVHPHVLGGMEYYKGKPIFYSIGDFIMDGQSERRRKACVLDVTIKNSELLDWCIKPTFISKDLSTVFPNEKQQEKIINSWNSVSKLLKENSNEYEKFYKEQYKKEIILHSISTIHFQIKYKGVLSLIKLFFKRFKDFKNMARWAMKDTSSMRNNLEDKNML; this is encoded by the coding sequence ATGAGTTACATTAAACTTACCTTTCTTGGTGATGTAATGCTCGGCAGAGATATCAGTAAAAGATTTTTAAAAAACTCTGATAGCATAGTAGAGGACAATGTTGTTGTTCACTTAAAAGAGTCCGATTATGTTTTTGCTAACTTGGAAGCCCCAATATCAACAATTCCAGAAGATGAAGGAGATTTAATGAATTTTGTTGGTACCCCAACCATGTTGGATAAGGTTTCATATATTCATGGATTTTCACTTGCTAATAATCATATCAATGATGCAGGGAATGTTGGGGTTATTGATTCTATAAAACACTTAGAAAAGAAAAAAGTTGGACATAATGGATTTTATGACCAAGAATATGAACCATTAGTAATAAACAATAATGGAGAAAAGGTAGCTATTATCTGTTGTACGGACATTCTAAATGTTCCGATGGATGAACATTTTGATAAGAAGCTACTTTGGTTGGAAAACCCCATAATTGATAAAAAGATTAAACAATACAAGGACCTCGGCTATTTTGTGGCTTTGTATGCGCACGGAGGAATAATGTTTACTAGGTTTCCAAACCCTGCTTTTAGAAAAATACTGCATGAAAAGGTGGATTTAGGAGTAGATTGTATAGTCACTGTTCATCCTCATGTTTTAGGAGGAATGGAATATTACAAAGGCAAACCTATTTTTTATAGCATTGGTGATTTTATTATGGATGGACAATCTGAAAGGAGAAGAAAGGCATGTGTTTTAGATGTTACAATAAAAAATAGTGAGTTGTTGGATTGGTGCATCAAACCGACTTTTATATCAAAAGATTTGAGTACTGTTTTTCCAAATGAGAAACAGCAAGAAAAAATTATAAATAGTTGGAATAGTGTTTCAAAGCTGCTCAAAGAAAACTCTAATGAATATGAGAAGTTTTACAAGGAGCAATATAAAAAAGAGATAATTTTACATTCTATCTCAACTATTCATTTTCAAATAAAGTATAAAGGGGTTTTATCATTAATTAAGCTATTTTTTAAAAGATTTAAAGACTTTAAAAATATGGCTCGATGGGCAATGAAGGATACTAGTTCTATGCGTAATAACCTAGAAGATAAAAATATGCTTTAA
- the gmd gene encoding GDP-mannose 4,6-dehydratase: MEKNQKVALITGITGQDGAYLAELLLEKGYKVHGIKRRSSLFNTDRIDHLYEDPHVENPQLVLHYGDMTDSMNLTRIIQETQPDEIYNLAAMSHVKVSFDTPEYTANADGIGTLRILEAIRFLGLEKKTRVYQASTSELYGLVQAVPQTEATPFYPRSPYAVAKMYAYWITVNYREAYDIFACNGILFNHESPLRGETFVTRKITRAAAKIALGLQEHIFLGNLDSKRDWGHAKDYVRMMWMILQAEQAEDWVIATGVTTTVRDFVKMAFAHAGLLLRFEGEGVNEVGILDAIDDARYMEVTGQSVSSTLLHLLETPIVSVDPKYFRPTEVDLLIGDATKAKEKLGWIPEYDLQALVTDMMEADVALFQRDLYLKKGGHKVLTQAE; this comes from the coding sequence ATGGAAAAGAATCAAAAAGTGGCCTTGATCACCGGGATTACCGGACAGGATGGAGCCTACCTGGCGGAACTGTTATTGGAAAAGGGGTATAAGGTCCATGGGATCAAGCGCCGTTCTTCATTATTCAACACTGACCGTATTGATCACCTGTATGAGGATCCTCATGTAGAAAATCCCCAATTGGTGCTCCACTATGGAGATATGACTGATTCCATGAACCTGACCAGGATCATTCAGGAAACCCAACCGGACGAGATTTATAACTTGGCGGCCATGTCGCATGTAAAGGTGTCCTTTGATACCCCAGAATATACGGCCAATGCTGATGGCATAGGTACACTGAGAATATTAGAGGCTATCCGTTTTTTAGGACTGGAAAAGAAAACCAGGGTGTACCAGGCTTCTACTTCCGAACTCTATGGCTTGGTACAGGCGGTACCACAAACGGAAGCCACGCCTTTCTATCCTCGTTCTCCTTATGCTGTGGCCAAGATGTACGCCTACTGGATTACGGTCAATTACCGGGAGGCTTATGATATCTTTGCCTGTAATGGTATTCTCTTTAACCACGAGTCGCCGCTACGGGGAGAGACCTTTGTAACCAGAAAAATTACCAGGGCTGCTGCTAAGATCGCCTTGGGCTTACAGGAACATATTTTCTTGGGTAATCTGGACTCCAAAAGGGATTGGGGACATGCCAAGGACTATGTGCGCATGATGTGGATGATCCTGCAAGCCGAGCAAGCTGAGGATTGGGTTATTGCAACAGGGGTAACCACCACAGTAAGGGACTTTGTCAAGATGGCCTTTGCCCATGCAGGCTTGCTGCTACGCTTCGAAGGAGAAGGAGTCAATGAAGTGGGGATCTTGGATGCTATCGATGATGCTAGATATATGGAAGTCACAGGGCAGAGTGTATCAAGCACTTTACTGCACCTACTTGAAACCCCCATTGTATCGGTAGATCCTAAATATTTCCGTCCTACGGAAGTGGACCTGCTGATCGGAGATGCTACCAAGGCCAAGGAAAAATTGGGTTGGATTCCTGAATATGACCTACAGGCTTTGGTGACGGATATGATGGAAGCGGATGTGGCTCTTTTCCAGAGAGATCTTTATTTGAAGAAAGGTGGACACAAGGTATTGACCCAAGCCGAGTAA
- a CDS encoding ATP-grasp domain-containing protein — MKKKRVLLLDGQTVQAIAIAKFLHELGYEAVSFCDDKMSYGFRTKYVKEKILSPSLNKHPEEYLEFLIHYLKQNEIDVLFPLNDDSATLLSKFKEKLSPYAGFLIPDWEVFDRGYDKNQLMALCQKHHFPHPQTIDLSHDQPVDGMQGFKYPALIKPNKTTGGRGITLVNSYEEFQERVSGVLKEFGDSHLQEFIPSGGRQFKVQLFVGRDQALVNATVIHKIRFYPENGGSSCCNQSIESPELVEVCHNVLKELKWVGFADFDLIEDRRDGQVKIMEINPRVPACIKSSLVSGVDFVQNIVAESLGGTAKKYTYNPGKYLRYFGLDSLWMLYSKNRFSSKPSWFHFFGRDVFYQEGSLSDPMPFIYGTIGGFLKQLNPSFRKQKSGMR; from the coding sequence ATGAAGAAAAAGAGAGTTCTTTTATTGGACGGCCAAACCGTTCAGGCGATTGCTATCGCCAAATTTTTACATGAATTAGGTTATGAAGCCGTGTCATTTTGCGATGATAAAATGTCATATGGATTCAGGACCAAATATGTTAAGGAGAAGATCCTATCACCTTCATTAAATAAGCATCCAGAGGAATATTTGGAATTTTTGATCCATTACTTAAAGCAGAATGAGATCGATGTATTGTTTCCTTTGAATGATGATTCAGCGACCCTTTTGAGCAAATTCAAGGAAAAGCTGTCCCCTTATGCGGGCTTTTTGATCCCGGACTGGGAGGTATTTGACAGAGGTTATGATAAGAACCAGTTGATGGCTTTGTGCCAAAAGCATCATTTTCCCCATCCGCAAACCATAGATTTATCACATGATCAGCCCGTAGATGGGATGCAGGGTTTTAAGTATCCTGCTTTAATCAAACCCAACAAGACCACGGGGGGGAGGGGAATTACCTTGGTCAATTCCTACGAGGAATTCCAGGAACGAGTGTCTGGAGTACTCAAGGAATTTGGAGACAGTCATCTTCAGGAATTTATTCCTTCAGGGGGCAGACAGTTTAAGGTGCAGCTTTTTGTGGGCAGGGACCAAGCACTGGTCAATGCGACCGTGATCCATAAGATCAGGTTTTACCCGGAAAACGGAGGAAGTAGCTGTTGCAACCAGAGCATAGAAAGTCCGGAATTAGTAGAAGTATGCCATAATGTTTTGAAGGAATTAAAATGGGTGGGTTTCGCAGATTTCGATTTGATCGAAGACCGTCGGGATGGCCAGGTAAAGATTATGGAAATCAATCCACGTGTTCCTGCGTGCATTAAGTCTTCCTTGGTATCCGGGGTAGATTTTGTACAGAATATTGTAGCGGAATCACTGGGAGGCACTGCCAAAAAATACACCTATAATCCCGGAAAATATTTGAGGTATTTTGGTTTGGACTCTCTGTGGATGTTATACAGTAAAAATAGATTCAGTTCGAAGCCTAGTTGGTTTCATTTCTTTGGTAGAGATGTATTCTATCAGGAAGGAAGTTTGAGTGATCCAATGCCCTTTATCTATGGAACGATAGGAGGGTTTTTAAAACAGTTAAACCCAAGTTTTAGAAAACAAAAATCAGGAATGAGATGA
- a CDS encoding lipopolysaccharide biosynthesis protein: MSKLISVMVDQGIMSLATFFTTVVLARNVSKNDYANFVLLVSITLFILGIQSALISKPFAINQNDFGKHRVQQYRNYTYLFKLFFTLGLVLTIPVLYLLDHGFDSDLFALGIFYILAYLSYYFLREMLLSERKTKDNLICGLFGGGGILLFLLFFFLSGNTSLNLFLMGSSLIYLVISGVFYLKNYQKVKVELRWIKYFKKVNWKVGKWLLGSNLFFHIANQVYPWLLLILSRKEDIATVGILMSIASLINPILTALSAYLLPIFVRSNKEIGKIKELTKKWTLIFFIMALILVLIGLGMGNNIVQWFFSEKYAGLGFVVFLPFINQAINILFQPIKVAMNAVKRTDVAFQLLVMRSVVAVLLGYYLVLNYGVLGVFMTKIIENIIYNGFQVYWFNKLLNGNMPKLS, from the coding sequence ATGAGCAAACTCATCAGTGTCATGGTAGATCAGGGCATCATGAGCTTGGCTACTTTCTTTACTACGGTGGTTTTGGCCAGAAATGTCAGCAAAAACGATTATGCTAATTTCGTTTTGCTGGTATCCATTACCCTTTTTATTCTAGGTATCCAGAGTGCTCTTATATCAAAGCCTTTTGCCATTAATCAAAATGATTTTGGCAAACACCGTGTGCAACAATACAGAAACTACACTTATTTATTCAAGTTGTTCTTTACACTAGGTTTGGTTTTAACGATTCCCGTCCTTTACTTGCTTGATCATGGCTTTGATTCGGACCTGTTTGCATTGGGCATCTTTTATATACTGGCTTATTTGTCTTATTACTTTTTAAGGGAAATGCTATTGAGTGAAAGAAAAACAAAAGACAACCTGATTTGTGGTCTTTTTGGAGGTGGAGGGATCCTCCTCTTCTTACTGTTTTTCTTCTTATCGGGAAACACCAGCCTCAACCTTTTTTTGATGGGAAGCAGTTTGATCTATTTGGTTATTAGTGGCGTGTTTTACCTCAAAAACTATCAAAAGGTCAAGGTGGAACTAAGATGGATCAAGTATTTCAAAAAAGTCAATTGGAAAGTGGGGAAATGGTTACTGGGATCCAATTTGTTTTTTCACATTGCCAATCAAGTCTACCCCTGGCTTTTGCTAATTTTGTCCAGAAAGGAAGATATAGCTACTGTAGGGATATTGATGAGTATTGCCAGTTTAATTAACCCTATCCTGACTGCCTTGAGTGCATATCTGCTACCGATTTTTGTCCGGTCCAATAAGGAAATCGGAAAAATAAAAGAACTGACAAAGAAATGGACCCTGATCTTCTTCATCATGGCCTTGATACTGGTGCTTATAGGGCTTGGGATGGGAAATAATATTGTCCAATGGTTTTTCAGTGAAAAGTATGCAGGTTTGGGATTTGTTGTATTTTTGCCCTTTATAAACCAAGCCATCAATATACTGTTCCAGCCAATTAAGGTGGCCATGAATGCGGTAAAAAGGACGGATGTCGCTTTTCAATTGCTGGTAATGAGAAGTGTTGTTGCCGTGCTTTTGGGATACTATCTTGTTTTAAATTATGGCGTTTTGGGTGTGTTTATGACCAAAATCATCGAAAATATCATCTATAATGGTTTTCAGGTTTATTGGTTTAACAAACTGTTAAATGGCAATATGCCAAAACTAAGTTAA
- a CDS encoding EpsG family protein, translating to MAILYFFVSPLLGVFFSAMSLIKNFTKDNALLLSLLSSAVLGVLNANKIPESDLYNYIENYRSIGGFGFLDYINHSLKEPAFFMYNYILHTVFAGNVKLYLIAHTTICYFLIGYAIIRCQEKLGFSPLVLFAGFIAAFGFPNLFSLSAHLMRQFLAASLIMVFIVEYGFWGNRKLGRLLLVLACFTHSTAFIFILALLPGMMKPVSLKRTITVLIFSGVIFTILFKYAFVLERIFSSLPFLSYVFSRINQTESIDLEPLGNLGIILFTLVILFAGFFAKNNQQIKGGNLTFYLAIVIFAFVLVNLNNTELALRFGFYLYFFFPVAWYLFLGYIDRKFNHRLGELICMVSTVFIVWFVYKLINGVWQYENIKAVLLIKNI from the coding sequence ATGGCAATTCTATATTTCTTTGTTTCTCCGTTGTTGGGGGTTTTCTTTTCAGCGATGAGCTTGATTAAGAATTTCACAAAGGATAATGCTTTGTTGTTGAGCCTGTTATCGAGTGCGGTGTTGGGCGTTTTGAATGCCAACAAAATTCCTGAAAGTGATTTATACAATTACATCGAAAATTACAGAAGTATAGGTGGGTTTGGTTTCTTGGATTATATCAATCACAGTCTTAAGGAGCCTGCATTTTTTATGTATAATTATATACTGCACACAGTATTTGCAGGAAATGTGAAGTTGTATTTAATAGCCCATACCACGATTTGTTACTTTTTGATAGGCTATGCCATCATTAGGTGCCAAGAGAAACTGGGGTTTTCCCCTCTAGTTCTTTTTGCCGGCTTCATTGCTGCTTTTGGCTTTCCGAATTTGTTTTCATTATCTGCCCATTTGATGAGACAGTTCTTGGCAGCCTCGCTGATTATGGTATTTATTGTGGAGTATGGTTTTTGGGGGAATAGAAAGCTGGGAAGGTTATTGTTGGTATTGGCATGTTTTACCCACAGTACGGCATTTATTTTCATCTTGGCCCTTTTGCCAGGTATGATGAAACCGGTTTCTTTGAAAAGGACTATCACGGTATTGATCTTTTCTGGTGTTATATTCACTATCCTGTTTAAGTATGCCTTTGTTTTGGAGCGAATATTTTCTTCTTTACCATTTCTGTCATACGTCTTTAGCAGAATAAATCAAACAGAATCGATTGATCTGGAACCCTTGGGCAATTTAGGTATCATATTATTTACCTTGGTGATATTGTTTGCAGGGTTTTTTGCTAAGAATAACCAACAAATTAAGGGGGGGAATTTAACATTCTATTTGGCCATTGTGATCTTTGCATTTGTTTTGGTAAACTTAAATAATACCGAACTGGCCCTAAGGTTTGGCTTCTATTTGTATTTTTTCTTTCCAGTGGCCTGGTACCTGTTCTTGGGATATATAGACAGAAAGTTCAATCACCGTCTTGGTGAGCTAATTTGCATGGTCTCCACTGTATTTATTGTATGGTTTGTCTATAAGCTGATCAATGGGGTATGGCAGTATGAAAACATAAAGGCAGTATTATTAATAAAAAATATATGA
- a CDS encoding glycosyltransferase family 4 protein encodes MKKRILFLLTLPPPIHGSSVVAKQIVNSDVINKNFDTNFINIGTSQKVQDIGKGGKDKLLAFIRVYKNVFKALINDKFDIVYLSPAMLGKGLLKDSILVFLVRLFNSRIILHLHNKGAGLNKKYLNHLLYKNLFFKTKVILLSPYLYDDISKYVKEDEVFYCPNGIPESSVELSDKKINSIPTILFLSNLIESKGIYELLDACHIIRKKGVDFKCYVAGNEGDVSYVQLQNEILERNLGENIQICGKVEGDTKSELFSQSDIFVFPTYYPYETFGLVNLEAMQHGLPIISTFEGGIPSVISNGKTGFLIEQKNTVALADHIQELLINSDLRETMGKNGRDRFLKNFTLRIFENRLLNILKEASN; translated from the coding sequence GTGAAAAAAAGAATTTTGTTTTTGTTGACGCTACCTCCCCCTATTCATGGCTCGTCGGTTGTAGCTAAACAGATTGTTAATAGTGATGTAATAAACAAAAACTTCGACACTAATTTCATTAATATTGGGACTTCTCAGAAAGTTCAAGATATAGGTAAAGGTGGTAAAGATAAATTGTTGGCATTTATAAGGGTTTATAAAAATGTTTTTAAGGCACTTATCAACGATAAGTTTGATATAGTTTATTTATCTCCAGCTATGCTGGGAAAAGGATTATTAAAGGATTCAATACTTGTATTTTTAGTCAGATTATTTAATTCAAGAATTATCCTTCATTTACATAATAAAGGAGCAGGACTGAATAAAAAATACTTAAATCATTTATTGTATAAAAATTTGTTTTTTAAAACTAAAGTAATTTTGCTCTCTCCTTATTTATACGATGATATAAGTAAATATGTCAAAGAAGATGAAGTGTTTTATTGCCCGAATGGGATACCTGAATCTTCAGTAGAATTAAGCGATAAGAAAATAAATAGTATTCCAACAATTCTTTTTTTGTCTAATTTAATAGAGTCAAAGGGTATTTATGAGTTGCTAGACGCTTGTCATATCATTAGAAAAAAGGGTGTAGATTTTAAATGCTACGTTGCAGGGAATGAGGGGGATGTTTCTTATGTTCAACTTCAAAATGAAATCTTAGAAAGAAATTTGGGAGAGAATATTCAGATATGTGGAAAAGTGGAAGGAGATACAAAATCAGAACTTTTTTCACAATCAGATATTTTTGTTTTCCCAACATATTATCCTTATGAAACTTTTGGCCTTGTGAATCTTGAAGCAATGCAACATGGCCTACCAATAATTTCAACATTCGAGGGTGGTATACCAAGTGTGATTAGTAATGGCAAGACCGGATTTTTAATTGAACAAAAAAATACTGTCGCTTTAGCAGACCATATTCAGGAATTACTGATTAACTCTGATTTGAGAGAAACAATGGGCAAAAATGGAAGAGATAGGTTCCTTAAGAATTTTACCCTTAGAATTTTTGAAAATAGATTATTGAATATTTTAAAAGAGGCATCAAACTAA